The nucleotide sequence TTCACGTTATCATCTTCCATTATCCTTCTCCATAAGGtgttacaaatgagtttatattataAACTGGTACTTTCTTTGGCTGCAAATCTCTACACTTGGCAAGTCAAGTGTTTGCAaacctatttgatcctcacaataactctgggaccTTTTCGGCTCTTTGAGTTTTGTGCTATTATAATTGATTCATTATTTAAACCTCTGCATGAAATCATACTATTTGCCTATGTCCTTTCCCCCAccataaataatttaattaaatatgccATTACAGGATTGTTTTAATTGCATATCTTTATGCAGCTGGCATAATGGATAGGACACTAAGCCTACAGTCAGttagacaagttcaaatccaggcacttactagctgtgtgacctactctgcctctgtttcctcaactggaaaatggtgataatacCATGTATACGTCCCAGAGTCATTGAGAAGATCACATgggatatttgtttaaaaaaaaaaagtgcttagcacagtgcctgccacatagtaagtgctatataaatgcttggttcctttctcttcctttatcttaattctttttgtctttgttctgaTTAGTCATTGAAATGACAGTATGCCAAGTAGTTAATTCAAGAATTACCCCCACATTAGTAAGAAGTTATTTCCCGTAAAAatagtttcatttaaaaaaaaagaaaaagaaaatatactgaaCATTCTATGCCTCCCAAATGAgtttttaactaattttttttcccctgaaaatttGTATTCTCCTCACAAACAACATCTGGTAAAATcccctcattttcaaaatgaggaaattgtacaattagaaaactgaggcctagagttgagtaacttacccaaagtcaaaGTAGAAtcaatttgaacccaagtcctttgattaAACTGATGTACATGGGTGGCATCTTAAAATTCTCAaacccaatcccttcattttacagatctaaATCCTGAAGCCAGGGTATAAGTGACTCCCCCAAGATACCATGTAAATTCAAAGCCTAAGTTTCAGGTACCAGGGAGCGAGGTGGAGCAGTAGACAGTATCCCAgacaggaatactcatcttcctgagtttaattctggcctcagacacttgctagctatgtgaccctggtcaatcatttaaccctgtttgcctcagttttcctcatttgtaaaatgagctggggaaggaaatggcaagccactccagaatctctgccaagaaaatcccaaataaggtcaAATAAGTCGAAGTGGGACATGACTTATCAAAATCCAGCACTTCTTAGAAAACAACTTTTTGAATGAGCCAATAATTCCTGCCCAATCAGGTTACTGTGACgagattatgtaaaacatatttaaaaactgAGCAAAACTTTCCACTTATAAAACACAAATCGCTGAAACCCCCTCCCCGTAATAAGCTCCGGGGCTCGGTACACTCACCCGTAAAATGAGAAATTCAGCTAAATGTCCCCAAAATTACTCCcagagcaggaactattttatCGTCTCACAGTTGATCGGCTCCCATAACACGCTAAGCATTTAATAGCTTGAGAAAAAACGTAAGGAACTTGTTCCGGGTTAGAAAGAACTAATTTGAATCAGGATTTGGATGGCGCACCAGACCACCTTACATATTACAGCAATTCCGTGAAAGTATAGGTGGCTCTTAAAAGAGCCTTTGGGTTCCGTATGCGGAGACCGTCTACTTGGAGCTGGTGTACTTGGTGACGGCCTTGGTGCCCTCGGACACGGCGTGCTTGGCCAGCTCCCCAGGCAGCAGCAGGCGCACGGCCGTCTGGATCTCCCGGGACGTGATGGTGGAGCGCTTGTTGTAATGCGCCAGGCGGGACGCCTCGCCGGCGATGCGCTCGAAGATGTCGTTGACGAAGGAGTTCATGATGCCCATGGCCTTGGACGAGATGCCGGTGTCCGGGTGGACCTGCTTCAGCACCTTGTACACGTAGATAGAGTAGCTTTCCTTGCGGCTGCGCTTGCGCTTCTTGCCATCCTTCTTCTGCGCCTTGGTCACGGCCTTTTTGGAGCCCTTCTTCGGGGCGGGAGCGGACTTTGAGAGCTCAGGCATTTTTGTAAAAACTACTCTCGCTAAGAACAATGAGGGAAAGCAAGCGTTTCGTTTTATTTATAGGCCCAATATGCAAATAAGGACTTAAGAGCCGGTtcttctcattggaaaagcagTAGCGGTGGCGTCATAAAATAGAAAACCGCATGTAAATGAGCAGATTTCAATTCTGTTCTCCTATTGGTTACTTTACTTACACAGCTTGGTAGCCAATCAGCCGGTCAAAGCTACTGTCTGAAAACCTTTAAAAGGACCGGCATTGactttttgtttctagttttgcctttttagtttttctttcgttgtttttgttttgcagcTTCTCAACTCCGCTGGCATGTCAGGACGCGGTAAGCAAGGAGGAAAGGCCCGCGCTAAAGCTAAGTCCAGATCCTCCCGAGCGGGCCTGCAGTTCCCAGTGGGTCGTGTTCACCGTTTGCTGCGTAAGGGTAATTATGCCGAAAGGGTCGGGGCCGGAGCGCCGGTGTACTTGGCTGCCGTTTTGGAATATCTGACTGCCGAAATCCTAGAGCTGGCGGGAAATGCAGCCCGGGACAACAAGAAGACCCGCATTATTCCCCGCCACCTCCAGCTGGCCATCCGTAACGATGAAGAGCTCAACAAGTTGTTGGGCAAAGTGACCATCGCTCAGGGTGGGGTCTTGCCCAACATTCAGGCTGTGCTTCTGCCAAAGAAGACGGAGAGTCATcataaaaccaagagcaagtaaAGCAGCTGGACTCGAGGGCCCGGGAGAAATCTACGAAAACAAAGGCTCTTTTCAGAGCCACTTCACAATTTCAAAGAGAGCTTGTCACATGTAGCGGTTACTGGGATAAAGAAAGGGACCTAGCGAGGTAAGAGGGCAAGATTGGAATTGTTTTCCGGCTTAGACGACGATTTCAAGTTTTGGGATGTGGATGATGCTAAAACTTGCTTTTAGTTTATTAACCTGGTTATTTGCCAATGTTAAAGGGAAGTAAAGTTTGAGCCCGTAATCTTATCCTGAAGCCTTGATTTCTCTTAGTACCCGGAGCAAACACTTCAGTATTTAAACGGAGGGAGAACAAAGGTCGAGCAGTTAAGTAGGCCGCTCACTATGCTGCTTATTTGTATTACATTCTATTGGCACTACGGACCATTTCCTACTTTTGTGCCAACATTTTCCCCTATTAGAAGCACTTACAGTGTCTGGTATTTACAGCAGGCACTAGTGagtgtttattgactgcctgCCTGACTGGCTGGTTGTACGTATAAAACGAAATAACGTGTGAaacaagaatgaaatgaaataatacttgtgtAAAAATAGTGTGAATTATTCCTATTAGCGATGAGAGCAGAAATCTTGACAATAACTTgacagttatttttctttaccgAAGAACCTGACTGCCATGGGCACTGGAGTGGAAAAGTTGGTTGACTGATGAAGAGGGTGGAAATTAGCCACCAGGTGGCACTCCAACCTTCAGCCGCATGCTGCCTCCCcgaccaaaacacacacacacacactcactctctctctctctctctctctctgtctgtctctctctctctgctggaTCTTCTGAGTGTGTATGGGCATTGAACGTGACCAGATCACCTAGAATGAAGACATTTGTGCAGGACCGGCTACCTTCCTGGAGATGTTCTGAGTTCTTCTGCCACCTGGACGGGGAGCGGCCTTTTTCCATCTGAGTGGAGTATGGAGTGCTAAGAGATCCAAGGCAGGAAGagcaaccagaaggctattgcaataatccaggaaaGAGGTAATAAAGGTTGGCACCAGGTTAGTAGATGTATGAGTGAAGAAAAGGGGATGTTAAAAAGTAGATGGCGTAAGGACAGAAATGACGAAACTGGACAAAgctgaagaaaattatgaaataataCTGACTTAGTCTATTACAAatctttttatataatatattttatgtaaatttttatataAGGCATTCACTCAAGCAAAGCAGTCTTTTTATACATCCCTAATTGATTCGCTGTCCCAATCAGCCCAGTCACTTTCTCAAAGCCTTACATCCTTCCACAAACCTCCCATAGCTCCCCCTTCACCCACCCTCTCagttgagaaccttgcctcaaatttcactgaaaaaaaattaaaataatttgccAAGAACTTCACCTTCCTTTATCATCATCTCAAAATATTCATATACCTTCTCCCATTATTCCTCCTTTGCCTTTCTGTCTACATGAAGAGGTTACCAAGGTAAatcaccctcccccctccccaattcctcacttatcttcagtctgTGTCCACTAGCTGcttccctgttgcctacaaacatgcttatGTCTCCTACATCCtcaaaaccctcacttgatctgttCGTCCCTTTCATCTACCACTAATATCTCTtatcccttttgtggctaaactcctttaGAAGCCCATCTACCATTATTccccatcctttccttctttaactcTCTGCTGTCTGGTTTCTGGCCTCTTCATTCAACTAAAGCTGcactctccaaagtcaccaatgatctcttaattgctggTTCTTAATGGTCTTTTTTCAGAGgttttcttaacctctctgtcacTTGATACTGTCCatcaccattttcttctttatatcctCTTTAGGTTTTTGAGACActcttttctcctggttttcctcctacctgtccaaccattcctcagtttcctttgctggatcttcctccaggtTATGCCCACTAACTGTGAGTATCCTCCAATGCTCTATTCTGGaaccttttcttcctctatactattttacttAATGGTCTAATTGACTCCCAGAGATTCAATTATCttttatgctaatgattctcagacCTACTGATCCATCCCTAActtttctcctgacctccaggctCACATTTCCAACAGACTACTAGATaactcaaactagatgtcctatagacatctgaaactcaacatgtccaaaacagagctcattatctttctccctaagcCTCTTCCTCTTCCTAATTCTACTATTACTGTGGAAGATACTAACagccatccttccagtcccccagTCTGGAAACTGAGGTGTCAGCCTCAGATCCTCACTCTCAGCTCtctcccatatctaatcagttgccaagtgttGTTGATTCTGCCTTCATAACAGTTCTGCTCTATGCCCCCTTTATTTCATCTGATACTGCCACCAGCCTGCCACAGGACTTCATCgcacttggattattgcaatagtctgctggttggtctccctgccacaagtctctttcTATTCTAATCTATTCTCTACTCAGTTGTGCATGTCAGATTGAaaaaactccagtagctccccatCAccaccaagatcaaatataaaatggtctCTATTCggaattcaaagtccttcacGATCTGCTTCAttccccctacctttccagtcttcttgcaccttacacccttctcccacccccacccccactgtgatccagtgacatttgGCCTCCCTGCTCTTATTGGAACAAAACATACCATCTACAGATTCTAAGCTTCTTTACTAACTatactccatgcctggaattcactctcttctcatctcggcctcctggcttccttcaagccatagctaaaatcctatcttctggataagaagcctttcctgatcacgcCCTAGAGTCTTCTCTCTCTTGATTATCaccaattttgtgtgtgtgtgtgtgtgtgtgtgtgtgtgtgtgtgtgtgtgtggtgtgtgtgtgtgtggtatgcaTTGAGTGTAGACGtctacatgtgtatgtttatggatatttatgtatgtgtatgtatgtatgtaggtatatacatacacacacacaaacatatacatacacatatatatctccacacttaattgtagccttctgcaGGGGGAACaataaggggaggggagaaataaagtaaaaaggaCACAGCGGAGGACAAAAAACATACAAAGAGGCAAAGACGGACAGCTTTGAAATTAATGTGTAGTAcagctttatattgaatcctctcttgtgttctgctgtgtacacaccgatgctttttttttcttttcttattttgtattcgtttaaaataaattttaaaactttaaaaaaaacatcaacCTGCTGTCGTTGGTCCTCTTTTCAGAAcaaaggactgttttgtttattcAAACAAACCTACCTAGAGGCAGTCAAGTGACCCAATGAATtgagtcctgggcctggaatcaggaaagacctaaattcaaagccagtctcggacacttactagctgtgtgaccctgggcgagtccgtctgcctcagtttcctcaactatgacaTGGGGATCATAATCGTCCCTACCTCATTGGATCATTGAGGGGATGAAAGGAAATACTTGTAAAGGATGCAGCAcggtgcttggaacatagtagatgcttaataaatgcatattcccttcctcAAACATAGGTCCGAGTATGCCGCTAACGTTGTTCCCCAACCCATTCAAAATACACTCCAGTGGCCCCTGATTACTTCCAAGATCAATATAAGCACTGTTTTTGGCTTCCAAAGTCTTCACAATGTGGccactttctagtcttcttacattttacttctCTCCATGCATACTGTGGTTCACCCATACTGGCTTGTTTGTTGCTCCTAACACGACTGTAATCTCCCAATTCCTTGAATTTACCCCAGTTgaccccccatgcctagaatgctctccctcatcacctctgcctcttagaatcccaacACTAAACTCAaacaattatcactttttgcaggtgaCTTTTTATGGCCCTCCCAGCCGTTCCCCGTAAGTTTTTCTTTAATCCACTCTGCATATACCTTGGACATATCTATTTATAGTTATATGCAAGTTGTctctgatgaggttaaagaaaaatgatgaggtaGGGAACCACAGGTTTTTAGgagtgctcgagaccccaaaacacTGACTCGCCAGGTACTGTCGAATGAATTCAACTCGAGCCATGTCAGTCAAGGAAatagacaaagtttattaaggatttgtcatattgggttgtcttaagaaatctggCCCTTTGTGATGTGACACTTGTCGGGCCAGATACAATCTACTGAGCTaaactgaatctgagtgccttcatggaggcaattTGAGACTTAGGTAccgaaagattgtgggagggattgaggggtggtaaAGTAGTCTGGGGCGACTAAAGGAGGGGTCtggggaggatcttgatgggactggggttaccagaggtcaagactccaggaaacaagagaagggGATtttaatgggattaagggtgggaagcagctggatcATAAAGGGCTAggccaggtagagatttgggcctagataacaaaaagcttatggcctcaggggaaggccagatcaagtgggaagattcaaggagagttcaagggggtttccggagactgtaccctcatcatctccattagaatgtgagttctttgagggcagagacaggtttgtttgtttttaggttttttttccccttttatttgtatccccataaaATAAGTACTTAACTAATGCTTTTTGATTTGATTTATTGACTGATCTAAGGGAAAGCTTAAATATGATCTATATCTAGAGCTTCCCCCAAAATTGAGTAACTGGTTCCCTTCCTACAAAAGTACCAAATATAAAATAAGGGCGTATGATAAGAGACTGATTTTTGTTACCTCTGGCACAGaaactttaaaagataaaaagtatTCAAAGGTACATATTTGATGAGGGCACAGGAAACATAAAACACTCAGATTACTCATTACACTTATTTTGCTGCCCCCAAAAGGTAAAGACCCTTTGTGGAACTGTTGAATAAATGTTAACATTTAACTGC is from Trichosurus vulpecula isolate mTriVul1 chromosome 7, mTriVul1.pri, whole genome shotgun sequence and encodes:
- the LOC118856848 gene encoding histone H2B type 1-L, producing the protein MPELSKSAPAPKKGSKKAVTKAQKKDGKKRKRSRKESYSIYVYKVLKQVHPDTGISSKAMGIMNSFVNDIFERIAGEASRLAHYNKRSTITSREIQTAVRLLLPGELAKHAVSEGTKAVTKYTSSK
- the LOC118856844 gene encoding histone H2A type 1-J, whose product is MSGRGKQGGKARAKAKSRSSRAGLQFPVGRVHRLLRKGNYAERVGAGAPVYLAAVLEYLTAEILELAGNAARDNKKTRIIPRHLQLAIRNDEELNKLLGKVTIAQGGVLPNIQAVLLPKKTESHHKTKSK